One part of the Mytilus trossulus isolate FHL-02 unplaced genomic scaffold, PNRI_Mtr1.1.1.hap1 h1tg001337l__unscaffolded, whole genome shotgun sequence genome encodes these proteins:
- the LOC134704274 gene encoding LOW QUALITY PROTEIN: NADH-ubiquinone oxidoreductase chain 5-like (The sequence of the model RefSeq protein was modified relative to this genomic sequence to represent the inferred CDS: substituted 6 bases at 6 genomic stop codons) gives MARKNSIIQLKSNLGLLLLILIGYLFILRGRTFGKAYLLEVTVXESNCLSFSFRVLLDSVRIVFVGTVLVIRGSVATYCKWYIAGEPYYKRFMGLVWLFVLSIVFIILVPNLVILLIGXDGLGLTSFLLVAYYQNNKRLSAAMLTALTNRIGDVFVLFRVSIFLREGGWLIYIYHPVQTWVNLGFVVVLAGITKSAQMPFCAWLPAAMAAPTPVSSLVHSSTLVTAGVYLILRSFYIIRANPFVTQILIVLRLFTLILAGSRAVFAFDLKKVIALSTLRQLRLIIFSISILLPSVAFFHLVTHAVFKALLFLGAGGVIHRNQRIQDIRGLRSLWQGLPVRMGAITVAIVSLRGAPFIRGFFSKDLIIELRMIDRRITYGCYLLELTGLIFTSFYRARIVFRVILGSNYVNSRSLRINEHLNIQTPFLSLYIGAIILGGVLGRKIERFGFVVVLEKYERVRVFLIPFVGLILXXGVLRKLGSKPWSSAKLLRFFLRMWLIERLTSHPRKMAFFKGSRMVAQSLDQGXLELLGPQGAHKGLGQLSCLNEIVQKNYFTYQLVVXGLVVAGGVSLIMFI, from the coding sequence ATGGCTCGTAAAAATAGTATcatacaattaaaaagtaaCTTAGGGTTACTTTTACTGATTCTGATTGGATACTTATTTATTCTTAGAGGGAGGACCTTTGGAAAAGCTTATTTATTGGAAGTTACTGTTTGAGAGAGTAATTGTCTCTCATTTAGCTTCAGAGTTCTACTAGATAGCGTAAGAATAGTCTTTGTTGGGACGGTTTTGGTAATTAGAGGAAGTGTAGCAACCTACTGCAAGTGGTATATAGCTGGAGAGCCATACTACAAGCGGTTTATGGGATTAGTATGGTTGTTTGTGCTGTCTATAGTGTTTATAATCTTAGTTCCTAATTTAGTAATACTTTTAATTGGTTGAGACGGGCTAGGGCTCACCTCATTCCTATTAGTGGCTTATTACCAGAACAATAAGAGGTTATCTGCGGCTATGTTGACAGCTTTGACTAATCGAATTGGGgatgtttttgtactttttagagtttctatttttttaagagaAGGGGGgtggttaatttatatataccacCCAGTGCAGACatgggttaatttagggtttgTGGTAGTTCTTGCAGGTATAACTAAAAGCGCACAAATGCCGTTTTGCGCATGGCTACCTGCTGCCATGGCGGCACCCACACCGGTCTCCTCTTTGGTGCATTCTTCGACATTGGTGACAGCTGGGGTTTATTTGATTCTTCgctctttttatattatcagaGCTAATCCCTTTGTGACTCAAATACTTATAGTCTTAAGACTATTTACTCTAATATTAGCGGGGTCAAGGGCTGTGTTTGCGTTTGACCTAAAAAAGGTAATCGCACTCTCGACTTTGAGGCAGTTAAGGTTAATAATATTCTCGATTTCAATCCTTCTTCCGTCTGtagctttttttcatttagtaacCCATGCGGTATTTAAAGCTTTGTTGTTTCTAGGCGCAGGGGGTGTTATTCATAGAAACCAAAGAATCCAAGATATCCGGGGGTTAAGAAGCTTGTGGCAAGGATTACCGGTAAGAATGGGTGCAATAACGGTTGCAATTGTGTCCTTGAGAGGGGCCCCGTTTATAAGAGGGTTTTTCTCTAAAGACCTAATAATTGAGCTAAGAATGATAGACAGAAGAATAACTTATGGGTGCTATTTATTAGAGCTAACAGGTTTAATCTTCACTTCTTTTTATAGGGCACGGATTGTATTTAGAGTAATACTTGGGTCTAATTACGTTAATAGCAGAAGTTTGCGGATTAATGAGCACTTAAATATACAAACTCCTTTTCTTAGCCTGTATATTGGGGCTATTATCTTAGGAGGGGTATTAGGGAGGAAAATAGAGAGGTTTGGGTTTGTAGTAGTTCTTGAGAAATATGAGAGAGTCAGAGTATTTCTTATTCCCTTTGTAGGGTTAATTTTGTGATGAGGAGTGCTTAGAAAATTAGGGTCTAAGCCTTGGTCGTCAGCCAAACTATTAAGATTCTTTTTGAGAATGTGGCTCATAGAGAGGCTAACCTCCCACCCCAGAAAAATGGCCTTCTTTAAGGGGTCCAGGATGGTAGCTCAAAGTCTGGATCAAGGTTGACTAGAGCTATTGGGCCCTCAAGGTGCCCATAAGGGACTAGGTCAACTCAGCTGTTTGAatgaaattgttcagaaaaattattttacctacCAGCTGGTAGTATGAGGGCTGGTGGTAGCGGGGGGCGTAAgcttaattatgtttatataa